ccctttgacatataaaaggaggcccgaggcgtactgaggggggattcggactttttggactagGCATGCATggcagctagttcaagaactcaagaactctaaatatacatcaaagcaggactagggtattacgcatctctgcggtccgaacctgggtaaaatccccTCGCGCTGATCGTCTAGATCTGCTCTTTGCGCAGCtccacgccccgccaaccgtagaagggattccccgggatcccataggtgtcgtttccctgACAGGTTGCATGAGATTCTCACAAAAAAAAAAAGTTGGGCTGCATATGGCACGGACGTGCGTTCAAGCCTGCATATGGCTCCTCCTACCGTCACGTACCCATGCGTAACatgttcgtcttcttcttctacttctagAAAGCGGCGATCTGTAACGCAAAGACTGCACCCGAATCCGGCCAGGTGGATGGACTCTGTCGGTCGTTCGGAAAATCGCGGGCGACTTTTCCGTATCACAACCCCGGCCGTGCTCGAGTTTCTGTGCAGAAAATCCAGTCCAGAGACGCACAACCAGCAGCGCGCAAGATCTGGTCCACGCGACAGTAGCGGAGAAAACCCCAGCACGCGCGCGCGACGATATGTTTCCGATGGCGTCAGCCTTATCGGCTCGTCCGTCGCCGTCGACTTCGATCGGGCTTGGGCGACGACGCGAAACCCTATCCGTTACCATAGCTCCCCGAGGGACGACGGGATCTCCCAACACTCAATCGACCAAGCCTGACGACACACAAAATGGGGCCGGCGGCGCCACTTTGTGCCGTCCTGACTATTTGTTGCCTATCTCTGTCGTCAGGGCCAGATGGGCCGGAGCTGCCGTCGTCGGGACGCCGACGCCGCCTCCCGTTGCTGCGTTCATCATCGCGCTGCCGCTGCCGTGGCCGGCGTTGCGTCGCACGCAACGGCACGTTGATTAAACAGAGACCCATGCTGCGCGACGCGGCTGAGAAACGGCGCCGTCGCCACGTCCGATGAACATCATGCTGCGTGCACGCTTGCCTAACTAGGTGTCCAGCCCCCCTGTGCCACAAGAGAGCACGTCCAGCCCTCCAAGCACAGGTTCACTCATGTTCTAGCAGAAACCAGGAGCAAATCTGGCCAGCTTTTCTAGATGCCTTGGCCGGGAAAAGGGAAAGCAACATGATGATCAGCGGGAGAAACTCGCACAGCGGCATGGCCGTCACCGAAATGACTTGCATGCGCATCCACGCGTTTGACAGACGAGGTCGGTCACACGGCACCATCGACCGCGCACTGGTGTCACTCGCCGTGTCAAGAGAGTCAAAAGGGCCATCGACGAGACGACGTTCGAGGCGCGTCCGGTCTCATCTCATCCCGCGCACGACGACGGCGGCACAGGTAAGCATGATTGATCATCATATTTTATTTATGTAGTGCCCAAGGTTTCGCTGGAGAGCACGCAGGATGAGACGATGGCAACAGTTTGCATGCATGGTGTGGCAATACCGGGAGAAGAATCCCCGGATAAGCTGCCCGTTCACACTGCGCGAGAGCGACGGGGTGAATGGACCCGCCGAGTTCTCTTCTTTCACCCTGCCCCGCTCACTTGATAATAAGAGGTAAAAAGCGGATCTACCTTGTCCACTGACTAGAGGTATATTCAACCGTGTAAATTTTTTATTTACCTGCAATAAGAAGTTTGTAAATAAATGTTTTAAtcatttgttttcttttctgttttgcaatttattttcttttttcaaGAAGGACTATTCTTTTTCTCACCACATGGTGCGGCTTTGAATGTTGCAAGAGTTATGTGTGAGCCCTTTTTGGACATTCAAACCTAAATATATTATACAAACTGATGTTCAGACTAAGCATACATCACCTGGAACAAGGGTCGATTTCATTTATACCGGAACAAAAATTATCATTATGGATAAAATCATTGCCATCGAGAACTAAGCATTACTTGGATGGCTAGGTTTCTTTTCTTGTGGACGAACTAGCTCACCTGGGTCCAAGTCCAAGACCATTTGTGCAATAAAAGAAACATTACTCCCTCCGACTACAAAAAGAAGGACAATAACTTCTGACTCAAGTTTGATTAAAATTATAGGAAAAACTATCAATGATAAAAAAACTAAATAGATATAATATGaacatttatttatttatttaatgaTACTAATTTAGCATTGTAATTGTTGATCATTTGTTCTGCAAAGTTGGTCGAATCTTACACTTTATGACTTGAGCCAAAAGTCACATACCTTCCTTTTGGATCGGACGGAGTATTTAGAAGAGGCACACAATTAAATCGTTGGTGGAATACAAATAACCATAGTGAATAAGACATCGCCACAAGAAACGAGAAAGGACCACATCTGCAATAATCTTCAATTATAGCCAACATTAATGGGTTATGTTGTGACGATCTCGTTGCGAAATACTTGGTTCAATTATAGGCAACCAGAGACGGAGCCAGCAGGGACGAGCTTGGGCATGGCTCCTCCTATGCTGTAAAAAATTCttaaatagtactccctctgtctgaAATTATTTGTCACAGGAATTGATAAAagtggatgtatctagaactaaaatacgtctagatacatccatttctttgacaactattttcggatggagggagtatatgaaTTTAATGAATTTACTTTCTAAATTCTTATGTATGGCCCCTCCAGCATGTtacatcccccccccccccccccccccccccgcgcgcgcgcTCTACACGCTGGTTTGAATGGATGCCTGGTTCAAAATATATGTATTTACTAGCAATTTGAAGTTCAAACTAAATGGTTGGTGGTGACGGTTTCAACTTCAATTTGTCGGCATGGAAATAAGACTAATTAGTATTACAAAGTCATATTTGCTATTGTGTTCTTAGTGACAATATTACTTCCTGATGTGGTCGAAGGCCAATGTCCGACAAGCAGTATATGATTATGGATAATCTCTGACACATTGGCAGGTAATAGTAAGAATAAGCCTTACAACTCTACCAAATTAATGGCTAATATAGGCCCACCTTAAAACCTCTCGAAAGAAATCTCGGCGTAGTATAAATATCTAGATAAAGAATtgtcttatactccctccgtctcaaaataagtgacGTGGTTTTAGTTTAAATTATTTTGGGAGAGAGGGAGTACAATATAATTCCAAGGTCGCTAAGATGTGCCTCTCGAACAGACATGGCGATATCAATATGGCCCCCGTAAGCTTCACAATCTTATTTTGGCCATACCCTTGCAACAGTTATTTTATTTTATTCCACTGGAATTTTGAGAGCTTACATTTTGTGTGTGCACCGTTACGTATGAAATTTGTGAGGAATGTTATTTTGCTAAAACAAAAGGTCGGCCAGAAGGCATGGCGAACTTTTCAGTTACAAAAGTGGGAATGAATTTTTCTTGTGATTGATTATATTTACATCTTTCACCTTTTCAAATAGTTATACTACTATAACTAATTTTTAAGTCTTCGAGAAGCTTATTCGTATGCTTGACTAATTCGGCTTCTAGAAACTAGGTTATCTTTGGTTGCATAAAAGACCAAGCAATCCCGTTAACCCGTTCCATCATTTCAATCCTAGAGCTGTGAAATGATGATTAGCGTAGCTTTTAGCCTTTGGGGTTTGGTTTGGTGGGATATGTTCCGATCGGGAAACTCCCCACGAAGTGGATAGGATCCTTTGTAACCAATTACCTACATTCAACCTTCTGTGGTGGCCAGACCAGACCGGGTCCAAGCGTCAATAGGAATACTATAAAAGGAATACAAACGTGTATGAACCATATGGTAACTTTGAGTTGACCTACAAAAATTTCAGACATGGGTGTTTCTTCATTAATCCAGAGTTCCAGTAGTTTGATGttaaaaagaatcaaattgagTACACTGGGTATTTCCTTGGAACTTTCCTTCAAATACATGACTTGTTCAAAATAGCGAAATGGGTCATAGTGTCACATTCCAGTGGTTAAGAAATAAATGATGAATCATACATATTTGTTTTCTCATTTTCCACCATGACTTTGACTATTTAGTGCTAAACCTACCACTCCAGAATCTCAACAACAATATATTATAAACTAAGAAAACAGTGTGGATTGTTTACCTCTGGTGGGCTATACTACACTAGTGTTTTTACAAAATTTAGGCGCAATACCGATAGATTTTAGTGGAAAGTATAAAAATGGTGATTTTTTGCTACCACAACTGCAATTGTGATGGTTTTTGTTACTTAATCCCAAATAAACGGTCGATTTGCATTACTCATCCATTTACATTCACGTTAGACATGAAAATGAGTtaatgaataagtaatagttgaATGCAAACCATATCGATCTTGTTTTAGACATGTTGGCTCAATAGAGTTAACTTTATTAAGGTAGAAAAATGAGAATATGATAGAAAAAATGTTAAAAAATATATAGGAATCTCAAAGCATGAGCCTAATCTGGATCTAAGAGCAATATAGCCCATGGGGTACAACCTACATATATTTTGCTTCCGCAAAATCAAAATATATACAAGGATGTTCACATTAGCATgtatattttaaaaaaaatccaccTAACACTTAAAAAACCTTACGGAGAAACCATCTAAACTGAGAAATGCGTATCATCCAGACACCTAATAAAGCAAGACCCAATTAGGCTCCATTCCGGGACCCTTCGGCACCACGAAATCCGCAACCCCTACTCCCGTGCTACGAATGCGGCCCCTCTTATGAAATCTGCCAATTGTTGTTTCGTTCGGCGCCATGGGCCCCACTCCTGATAATAGTTGTTGATCCTATCCTGGCCTACAGATATCAAAACCCTAGGCTTGTTGTTTCGTTCGGTAACATGGGCCCCATTCCTGATAGTCGTTGATCCTATCCCGGCCTAACAGATATCAAAACCCTAGGTTTGACGTTTCATAGATTTCGACCGGGCGTCTGGCGTTAGGTGATCGACATACCCGTCGATAGCAAGGCGCGAGTGTTGACTTCACGACCCTCGGTGACAAACCTTCCCTGGAATGCATCCATGCTAATCAACGCACACGAAATCAGACGCTTGAAAACATTTGCGGTGGCACGCACGTTGACCTCCTACCACACACACGTATAACCGCGATGGAGCAGGAGGCGCGGAGAGCTACTTCGCCAAAGTCGCGCGTCCAAAGCCCGTGCGACAAAAAACAGAGTTCTCCGTGGGCGGCGCAGAGGATCCCGGGCGGAGCCGGCGGTCGTCGCACAGACCGCGTCCCACCGTATGACATCTCGGACTTTGGCGCCCCCACTCCCTATCCCCGAACCAACCAACCCACCCACCCAACCCCAACCCCAACCcattcctttccttcttcccatcctcttcctcctccccctccccctccctctccttcccATTCCCGTCGAGCTGCCCTCCCTATCCGCCCTTTGCCGCCTCTCCGTCCGGTCTCCGCTTCCCTGCTCGCGCCGCCCGGCCGGCTAATCACCCCGTGAGTACTTCCCGCCGCCTCCCTGTCTCTCTGCAAGCAAGGCCGTTGCTGTTTGCTGCCGCTCTATCGATTTCTTGCTCGCGCGCGCGTCCTTGTCTCTGGGGATATTCTTGGGGCGGTTTCGTCTGGTCGGAGTTCTTGATTGGTATGTTCGTGCCTGTGCTGTTTGGGAGGCCTCGTCGTGTAGGGTCAAGCTATGGTTCTTGGGGTTGCGTGTAGAGCCGGCCTGCTTGGGCCTTGGGGTCCCATGCTGCCATCGTGATGTTCAGAGGAGAAAGCAGCACCTTGTTTGATGCATAGTTCATGATTATTTTTTTGTCAATTGGCATGTCATGCGCTCTGATAAGAACGAATACTTCCAagatttctgtttttttttttgcatccCAATAGATTTAAGCAGCTTGCTGGTTCAGGCTTCATCAAAGATCGAGCAAGATTTGTGCAGATTTATCTTCTTTTTTGGCGAGCATATCGTGTTACTTGGGATTTTTCACACCAAAAAAATTGTTTGTGGTGCAAATGAGCCGTACTTGGCTGATATTTTGTCTCCGCGTTTCTTGCGTATTAGTCTAAGATTTATAAATCGGCTACTTGTAGATATGATTATTCTCGCCTAGTATTCTTTAAGACCTGGCAATCGGTGGTCAAGTCGTCGTTGCAAGTTAGGCAGTATTTTTCTGGCATTTAGTGGCCTACCATGTCCTGCGAGCTACTCCACTTGCTAGTTGCTAAATGTTTTATCAAAAAATAACTTGCAACATGCTATACAGAATTCGAGCTTCCCTCAATTAACGAGTGATTTCGATTGGATTACTTGTTAGGTATGGCTATGACCTTATTTTCAACAAGTTAGGTATGCGAACAGGGAATCTACTGGACTGAAAAAACAACAGGAACATCATCAAATGGCATCCTGTTAACAAGTAGCGCCATGTATTTCAGCTCATTGTTATTTAGAGAGGCTGCTGATCCTTTCTTGTCTTATTGTAGGCATTACAGAAATTGCACTGGGTTGGACCTAATCTGAGGTTCTGAAGAAAGAAGGCCTCAGGATATTTAGCTTGGCAGGCCCAGAGGTGCTTGAGAGAAGCTATGTCTTTTGTCGGGCGAGTAGACCCGTCAACGACATACGCGGATAATATTTATGTGCATAAATTTGGCGCACCCAACTCAAACTTTGCTGCAAGAAGATTTGGCTCTGATACGCAGTTGTTCCGTTATGGCCCTGAACCATTCAATTCCGAGGACTATGGACATATGGGTTTCCCTGAAGCACCATCTGCTGCATTCCAGAACTCCTTCTACAATCAGCAGGCCTCACTAACGCCCTGCTCCGATGCGGAAAAAGACTCACCGGTGTTCTCCAATGTGTCTCAACAGAACTCCCAGTCTATATCAGATAATCAGAGTTCTGGACTTGAAGTAGAGTTCGATGATGAGATCAGGCTGAAGCTTCAAGAGCTGGAGCATGCTTTACTTGATGATGGAGATGACATCTTGTTCGAAATTTCCCAGGCGGGTTGCATCAGTGATGAATGGGCCGATCCCATGAAGGATGTCTTGCTTGCAACTTCTCCGAAAGAATCGGAATCAAGCATTAGTTGTGCAGGTAGCAACAGCGGAGAAGCACGGACCCCAAAGCAGTTGCTCTTTGACTGTGCCACGGCATTAGCTGAATATAACGTAGATGAAGCACAGGCAATCATAACGGACCTCCGGCAGATGGTCTCAATCCAAGGGGACCCTTCTCACAGGATTGCAGCTTATCTGGTGGAGGGCCTTGCTGCAAGAATAGTAGCTTCAGGGACGGGCATCTACAAGGCATTGACATGCAAGGACCCTCCAACCCTGTATCAGCTGTCAGCAATGCAAATCCTCTTTGAGATCTGCCCATGCTATCGATTTGGTTTCATGGCTGCTAATTATGCCATACTTGAAGCCTGCAAAGGCGAAGAAAGGATGCATATTATAGACTTTGACATCAATCAAGGCAGCCAGTATATTACACTGATGCAGTTTATGAAAGATGATGCAAACAAGCCACGCCATTTGAGAATAACTGGTGTGGATGATCACGAGACAGTACAGAGGACTGTTGGAGGTCTGAAGGTCATTGGGCAACGCCTGGAGAAGCTTGCGGAGGACTGCGGAATATCTTTTGAGTTCAGGGCAGTGGGTGCCGACATCGGGGATGTTACACCTGCAATGCTAGATTGCCGTCCCGGGGAAGCACTAGTTGTGAATTTTGCATTCCAGCTGCACCACCTTCCTGATGAAAGTGTTTCGATCATGAACGAACGGGATCAGCTCCTTCGTATGGTGAAGGGCCTTCAACCAAAGCTTGTGACCCTGGTTGAGCAGGATGCCAATACCAATACTGCTCCATTTCAGACAAGGTTAGTTATCTCATTATCCAATTCTATTGCGGCAGTAATTTTGGTTCTTTATGGATTGGGTAGTTTCTCCACATCCTTTCTAGACATTAAATAATGTTCCTTTGTAGATTCTGTCTATTAACTCTTGTGTTTCTCTTCCAACTGCCGAGCCCCTAAAAATACCTGAAACATCTGACTTTCACAGGTTCCGTGAGGTCTATGACTACTACTCCGCTCTTTTCGATTCACTGGACGCAACACTTCCAAGGGAAAGTCCGGACAGAATGAATGTGGAGAGGCAGTGCCTTGCTAGAGAAATTGTTAACATCTTGGCTTGCGAAGGCCCTGATCGCGTGGAGAGGTAATTCCAGTGCTGCTGTCTACTCATACGTCATGCAAATTCTTCTTCCAAATTATGCATACCACAAACTCCATGTGGCTGACAGTGAAGTTGTTTATACTCCAGGTACGAAGTTGCTGGGAAATGGAGGGCGAGAATGACGATGGCTGGATTCGCACCGTGCCCATTTAGCAGCAACGTCATCGGAGGAATAAGATCGCTGCTGAGCTCGTACTGCGACAGGTACAAGTTCGAGGAGGACCATGGGGGACTTCACTTCGGCTGGGGAGAGAAAACGCTCATCGTCGCCTCCGCGTGGCAATAGGCCGAGCTCGCTGACTTGGGTTGCATTAGCACTGCTGTATTTTAGGAGCTTCTGGTGCAGAGATTGTAAAAAGGGTGTGAACCACGGAGGAGTTCTTGGCTGATCTTATCTAATTTTAGGAGTCTGCTTGTCAGAATAATTGAGTTTGGCTGATCGCCCGGGTGAACCATGTTGTGCTGCTGCAGCAACTGGTTGTGTTGTTGTATTCTGGGATAGAATCATGACATGTCGACTCTGCTCCATGTATAAATCTATT
The Aegilops tauschii subsp. strangulata cultivar AL8/78 chromosome 3, Aet v6.0, whole genome shotgun sequence genome window above contains:
- the LOC109757743 gene encoding scarecrow-like protein 1, translated to MSFVGRVDPSTTYADNIYVHKFGAPNSNFAARRFGSDTQLFRYGPEPFNSEDYGHMGFPEAPSAAFQNSFYNQQASLTPCSDAEKDSPVFSNVSQQNSQSISDNQSSGLEVEFDDEIRLKLQELEHALLDDGDDILFEISQAGCISDEWADPMKDVLLATSPKESESSISCAGSNSGEARTPKQLLFDCATALAEYNVDEAQAIITDLRQMVSIQGDPSHRIAAYLVEGLAARIVASGTGIYKALTCKDPPTLYQLSAMQILFEICPCYRFGFMAANYAILEACKGEERMHIIDFDINQGSQYITLMQFMKDDANKPRHLRITGVDDHETVQRTVGGLKVIGQRLEKLAEDCGISFEFRAVGADIGDVTPAMLDCRPGEALVVNFAFQLHHLPDESVSIMNERDQLLRMVKGLQPKLVTLVEQDANTNTAPFQTRFREVYDYYSALFDSLDATLPRESPDRMNVERQCLAREIVNILACEGPDRVERYEVAGKWRARMTMAGFAPCPFSSNVIGGIRSLLSSYCDRYKFEEDHGGLHFGWGEKTLIVASAWQ